The following are from one region of the Cystobacter ferrugineus genome:
- a CDS encoding DUF2378 family protein gives METRPQLLSRLARSRREQVVPGMFLESVLASAGAYGPEVVARAREHLSAEGQLLENYRYPVKAMLEMLDVVGQAAQARGMSYGEGLFQSGWVAGTSYVRSSVGRMRAMVSTVSGLHRALEGIPSAAAQAVNFGAHSYRRVTPGSGELRFMEDLIGPSWNAGMVVGSVKAAFALDEGRLKYEISVTDEDASSFLVRLDW, from the coding sequence ATGGAGACCCGCCCACAGCTGTTGTCTCGGCTGGCCAGATCTCGGCGGGAGCAGGTGGTTCCTGGAATGTTCTTGGAGTCGGTGCTCGCCTCGGCTGGAGCGTATGGGCCGGAGGTGGTTGCGCGCGCCCGTGAGCACCTCTCCGCGGAAGGACAGTTGCTGGAGAACTACCGCTACCCGGTGAAAGCCATGCTGGAGATGCTCGATGTCGTCGGGCAGGCGGCGCAGGCTCGGGGAATGTCCTACGGCGAGGGGCTCTTCCAGAGTGGGTGGGTCGCGGGGACTTCGTATGTGCGCAGCTCGGTGGGCCGGATGCGCGCCATGGTGTCCACGGTGTCGGGCCTGCATCGGGCCTTGGAAGGCATCCCCAGCGCGGCCGCGCAGGCGGTCAACTTCGGTGCGCACTCCTACCGCCGGGTGACCCCTGGCTCCGGGGAACTGCGTTTCATGGAGGATTTGATTGGCCCCTCCTGGAACGCGGGGATGGTGGTGGGCAGCGTGAAGGCCGCCTTCGCACTGGATGAGGGCCGGTTGAAGTACGAGATCAGCGTGACGGATGAGGACGCCAGCAGCTTTCTCGTGCGCCTGGATTGGTAG
- a CDS encoding heparin lyase I family protein gives MKKTLLLVEALSVLAGVGCGLPDEQGEADEFFQTMGATADALSAPNCTTLSAASVLASGNDGNGPRNTLDDQLGTRWSNQGAGSWIDYDLGSTRTVSGAAIAWHQGNQRTNTFSMSVSLDGMSYTTVYSGTSSGKTTAAETYTFSPTSVRRLRITFKGNSQNDWASIAEARPCGTASESGASGVVWRGDFDTGDRSQWTRTQMVSSDRLQVVSSPARQGSYALKATVKQGDNPISSSGNRNELVRMTNEKEGDEYYYRWSTMFASDFPSAKTWQLFTQWHQSGDSGSPPVEFYVNGETIYLRLQGSTVVWSTPLVRGQWQDFIFHVKWSSKSSTGFVELYRNGKLELPKRYIATLYSGQTNYLKVGLYRNSTIAPTGVVYHDGWVQGRSLQDVQ, from the coding sequence TTGAAGAAGACCCTCCTGCTGGTTGAAGCCCTGTCCGTCCTCGCTGGTGTTGGTTGCGGACTTCCTGATGAACAAGGGGAAGCCGACGAGTTCTTCCAGACGATGGGCGCCACGGCGGATGCGCTGAGCGCGCCGAACTGCACCACGCTCTCCGCGGCCTCGGTCCTGGCCTCCGGCAATGATGGAAATGGCCCGCGGAACACCCTGGATGACCAGCTCGGGACGCGCTGGAGCAACCAGGGGGCGGGCTCGTGGATTGATTACGATCTGGGCTCGACGCGCACCGTGTCCGGGGCGGCCATCGCCTGGCACCAGGGCAACCAGCGCACCAACACCTTCTCGATGTCCGTGTCCCTGGACGGCATGAGCTACACGACCGTCTACTCGGGCACGAGCTCGGGCAAGACGACGGCGGCGGAGACCTACACGTTCTCCCCCACGTCCGTGCGCCGGCTGCGCATCACCTTCAAGGGCAACTCCCAGAATGACTGGGCGAGCATCGCCGAGGCCCGGCCGTGCGGCACGGCCTCCGAGTCGGGCGCCAGCGGCGTGGTGTGGCGGGGTGACTTCGATACGGGCGACCGCTCCCAGTGGACCCGGACGCAGATGGTCAGCTCGGACCGGCTCCAGGTGGTGTCCTCGCCCGCGCGCCAGGGCAGCTACGCCCTCAAGGCGACGGTGAAGCAGGGTGACAATCCCATCAGCTCGAGCGGCAACCGCAACGAGCTGGTGAGGATGACGAACGAGAAGGAGGGCGACGAGTACTACTACCGCTGGAGCACGATGTTCGCCTCGGACTTCCCGAGCGCCAAGACGTGGCAGCTCTTCACCCAGTGGCACCAGAGCGGTGACAGCGGCTCGCCGCCGGTGGAGTTCTACGTCAACGGAGAGACCATCTACCTGCGCCTGCAGGGCAGCACCGTGGTGTGGAGCACCCCGCTGGTGCGCGGGCAGTGGCAGGACTTCATCTTCCACGTGAAGTGGTCGTCCAAGTCGAGCACGGGCTTCGTGGAACTCTACCGCAATGGCAAGCTCGAGCTGCCCAAGCGCTACATCGCGACGCTGTACTCGGGGCAGACGAACTACTTGAAGGTGGGCCTGTATCGCAACAGCACCATCGCGCCGACGGGGGTGGTGTACCACGACGGCTGGGTGCAGGGCCGGAGCCTGCAGGACGTGCAGTAG
- a CDS encoding glutaredoxin domain-containing protein: MTTPRPLLSDDKRAPSAAEAMAGFHRDIVDQVRTTVEREPVVVVGMAQNPFVKKVRQALTQAGITFTYLEYGSYFAKWKERLAIKMWSGWPTFPQVFVRGVLIGGHDDTIKALGDGSLRERLERKA, translated from the coding sequence ATGACTACTCCCCGTCCCCTTCTCTCCGACGACAAACGCGCTCCCTCCGCGGCCGAGGCGATGGCCGGCTTCCACCGGGACATCGTCGATCAGGTCCGCACCACCGTGGAGCGAGAGCCCGTGGTGGTGGTGGGCATGGCGCAGAACCCCTTCGTCAAGAAGGTGCGCCAGGCCCTCACCCAGGCGGGCATCACCTTCACCTACCTCGAGTACGGCAGCTACTTCGCCAAGTGGAAGGAGCGGCTCGCCATCAAGATGTGGAGCGGCTGGCCCACCTTCCCCCAGGTCTTCGTGCGCGGCGTGCTCATCGGCGGCCACGACGACACCATCAAGGCGCTGGGGGATGGCTCCCTGCGCGAGCGGCTCGAGCGCAAGGCCTGA
- a CDS encoding LysM peptidoglycan-binding domain-containing protein codes for MAGDPHNHSAADREAEVLELQRLLVEHGYMTQAQMDTGPGVLGRKTRAALSRVMDGQAPDPTVEAADAGSSPSSTPRPPTLTPRTYRVRLGDTLAKLAHEFGVPLESLAELNHIEDARLIWVGQVLTLPHVDASPALLSSSEASASPAKSGTRPSAATSASPAEKTPASPASGVTPPRVPARSASAPSASPGQDTYPWIGRIKPWSASLRDAPRKSATTLVDVPRGTEVVVMGAESGWLHVQVTLGAKTRTGYISRELLDHERAVSLSLREALVVLKRAETASRNKGAGGKPAATDVWVSTALEVVQATGKYMVDGRTYTVTFASNKDRIKINTIEDFILFVEEVERQYPAAKPKEIATEIRQIWFSDENWEMLSAGTGVASGGVAVDIESKPNPIALKFDMADLSPGAKDLASGKKNKRLATAMGSVDISHVLAGIDTRLNGFPSTSPEAYLEQRGHDGDNARLKYGILQTASGGDSRDFATWSGDIGQAYADFLVSRYVKKEKMTLATAAAARADEGAILGDLHGYIAVEVWDSIPETESPTGREDKVSNYLRDLYLLGVDKSKKGASYQRFFEKAAGRSSSELKNFTRERSLAFARPWFAKQAFAHRGYLSSEGWTANGILTNTMKEFDTTHAAHVKSGKADEQLDVLVDKLLKSLSGKLQ; via the coding sequence ATGGCGGGCGATCCACACAACCACTCCGCGGCGGATCGTGAGGCCGAGGTGCTGGAGCTACAGCGATTGCTCGTCGAGCACGGCTACATGACCCAGGCCCAGATGGACACGGGCCCGGGCGTGCTCGGCAGGAAGACCCGCGCGGCGCTGTCGCGGGTGATGGACGGGCAAGCGCCCGACCCCACGGTCGAGGCCGCCGACGCCGGGTCCTCGCCTTCTTCCACCCCACGGCCGCCCACGCTCACGCCCCGAACGTACCGGGTCCGTCTGGGCGACACCCTCGCCAAGCTGGCGCACGAGTTCGGGGTCCCGCTGGAGTCGCTCGCCGAACTCAATCACATCGAGGACGCGCGGTTGATCTGGGTGGGGCAGGTGCTGACCCTTCCGCACGTGGATGCCTCCCCCGCGCTCCTCTCCTCCTCCGAGGCGTCCGCGTCCCCGGCGAAGTCCGGAACCCGGCCCTCCGCCGCGACCTCTGCTTCCCCGGCGGAGAAGACGCCCGCCTCGCCCGCCAGTGGGGTGACGCCGCCGCGGGTGCCGGCCCGGAGCGCGAGCGCGCCCTCCGCCTCCCCCGGGCAGGACACGTATCCCTGGATAGGCCGGATCAAGCCGTGGAGTGCCTCGCTGCGGGACGCTCCCCGAAAGTCCGCGACCACGCTGGTGGACGTGCCGCGCGGGACCGAGGTGGTGGTGATGGGCGCGGAGTCGGGGTGGCTCCATGTCCAGGTGACGCTCGGCGCCAAGACGCGCACCGGATACATCTCACGAGAGTTGCTGGACCATGAGCGCGCCGTCTCGCTGTCGCTGCGCGAGGCGCTCGTCGTCCTCAAGCGGGCCGAGACCGCGTCCAGGAACAAGGGGGCCGGTGGCAAGCCGGCGGCGACGGATGTCTGGGTATCCACCGCCCTCGAGGTGGTCCAGGCCACCGGCAAGTACATGGTCGATGGGCGCACGTACACGGTCACGTTCGCCAGCAACAAGGATCGGATCAAGATCAACACCATCGAGGACTTCATCTTGTTCGTCGAGGAGGTCGAGCGGCAGTACCCGGCGGCGAAGCCCAAGGAGATCGCCACCGAGATCCGGCAGATCTGGTTCTCGGACGAGAACTGGGAAATGCTGAGCGCGGGAACGGGAGTCGCGTCCGGCGGGGTCGCGGTGGACATCGAGTCCAAGCCCAACCCGATCGCCCTCAAGTTCGACATGGCGGACCTGTCTCCGGGTGCCAAGGACCTGGCGAGTGGAAAGAAGAACAAACGGCTCGCCACCGCGATGGGATCCGTGGACATCTCCCACGTGCTCGCCGGGATCGACACGCGCCTGAACGGATTTCCCTCGACCTCCCCGGAGGCCTATCTCGAGCAGCGCGGCCACGACGGCGATAACGCCCGGCTGAAGTATGGGATTCTCCAGACCGCCAGCGGGGGAGACTCGCGGGACTTCGCGACCTGGTCGGGGGACATCGGCCAGGCCTACGCCGACTTCCTGGTGTCGCGTTACGTCAAGAAAGAGAAGATGACGCTCGCCACGGCCGCCGCCGCCCGGGCCGACGAGGGCGCCATTCTCGGGGATCTTCACGGCTACATCGCCGTGGAGGTCTGGGATTCCATCCCGGAGACGGAGAGCCCCACGGGCCGGGAGGACAAGGTTTCGAACTACCTGCGCGACCTGTATCTGCTGGGCGTCGACAAGAGCAAGAAGGGGGCGAGCTACCAGCGGTTCTTCGAGAAGGCCGCGGGAAGGAGCTCCTCGGAGTTGAAGAACTTCACCCGTGAGCGCTCCCTGGCGTTCGCCAGACCGTGGTTCGCCAAACAGGCGTTCGCGCATCGTGGCTACTTGTCGAGCGAAGGGTGGACCGCGAATGGCATCTTGACCAACACCATGAAAGAGTTCGACACCACGCACGCGGCGCATGTGAAGAGCGGCAAGGCGGACGAGCAGCTCGACGTGCTGGTGGACAAGCTGTTGAAGTCGCTCTCGGGCAAGCTCCAATGA
- a CDS encoding alpha/beta fold hydrolase, with amino-acid sequence MMNPSFKTQAGQSAFTTVYDRALERWPIPVERLFVPTRFGRTHVLVSGPREAPPFFLLHGMTGSSTMWAPNIAALARTHRVYMPELPGDFGWSEVGQPMKSRDDCAAWLGEVMDGLKVESSVVGGQSLGGWLSLNFALKVPARVKALVMIAPAGSFAEVGLQFILHAVPCMIFPYRFVFEWSERWMCAPGNIAPRESSELFAAGMRHFRSQVRVRPGPFPEGELRGLLVPTLLLVGDKEVITNGPALVERARQLIPHVQAELVPHAGHLLSGEKPEHVNARVVRFLEDLARPSQAA; translated from the coding sequence ATGATGAATCCCTCATTCAAGACTCAGGCAGGGCAGAGCGCGTTCACCACCGTCTACGACAGGGCCCTGGAGCGCTGGCCCATCCCCGTCGAGAGGCTCTTCGTGCCCACGCGTTTCGGGCGGACGCACGTGCTCGTGAGCGGGCCTCGCGAGGCGCCTCCCTTCTTCCTGCTGCACGGGATGACGGGGTCCTCGACCATGTGGGCCCCCAACATCGCCGCGCTCGCCCGGACGCATCGGGTCTACATGCCCGAGCTGCCGGGGGACTTCGGTTGGAGCGAGGTGGGGCAGCCAATGAAGAGTCGTGACGATTGCGCCGCCTGGCTCGGGGAGGTGATGGACGGGTTGAAGGTGGAGTCGTCCGTGGTGGGCGGGCAGTCGCTGGGTGGCTGGCTGAGCCTCAACTTCGCGCTGAAGGTGCCCGCGCGCGTGAAGGCGTTGGTGATGATCGCGCCCGCGGGCAGCTTCGCGGAGGTGGGGCTTCAGTTCATCCTCCACGCCGTCCCGTGCATGATCTTCCCGTACCGCTTCGTCTTCGAGTGGTCCGAGCGGTGGATGTGCGCCCCGGGGAACATCGCGCCTCGGGAGTCCTCGGAACTGTTCGCGGCGGGGATGAGGCATTTCCGCTCGCAGGTGCGGGTGCGGCCGGGTCCCTTCCCAGAGGGGGAGCTCCGGGGGCTGCTCGTGCCCACGCTGCTGCTGGTGGGCGACAAGGAGGTCATCACCAACGGCCCGGCCCTGGTGGAGCGTGCACGGCAGCTCATCCCCCACGTCCAGGCCGAGCTCGTCCCCCATGCCGGCCACCTGTTGTCCGGCGAGAAGCCCGAGCACGTCAACGCCCGCGTCGTGCGCTTCCTGGAGGACCTGGCACGTCCTTCCCAGGCCGCATGA
- a CDS encoding DJ-1/PfpI family protein, translated as MLVNFVLFEGITQLDLTGPYEVLGRAPGFHCELVAKQSSPVRSDRGLLLVPTRTISEAAPCELLVVPGGPGIDAALGDPQWVDFVRSQAAQARWVFGICTGSLLLGAAGLLKGRKASCHWLARDLLAHFGATPVNDRTTVDGKYFTSGGVTAGIDMALRVVASVLDQEAAEQIQLQLEYAPEPPFVGGTPFTARPEIIDRCTRAGAERRTIREAAVREAASRLASDGSTRESSR; from the coding sequence ATGTTGGTGAATTTTGTTTTGTTCGAAGGGATCACCCAACTGGACCTGACCGGGCCGTATGAGGTGCTGGGGCGGGCGCCAGGTTTTCACTGCGAGTTGGTGGCGAAGCAGTCCAGTCCGGTCCGCTCGGATCGCGGCCTCCTGCTGGTGCCGACCCGGACCATCTCCGAGGCGGCGCCTTGCGAGCTTCTGGTCGTTCCCGGAGGTCCAGGAATCGATGCCGCATTGGGTGATCCGCAGTGGGTGGACTTCGTCCGCTCACAGGCGGCTCAGGCCCGCTGGGTTTTTGGCATCTGTACGGGATCGTTGCTGCTTGGCGCGGCGGGCTTGCTGAAGGGCAGGAAGGCATCCTGTCATTGGCTCGCGCGCGACTTGCTCGCACATTTCGGCGCCACACCGGTGAACGATCGTACGACCGTCGATGGCAAGTACTTTACGTCCGGAGGAGTGACGGCCGGGATCGACATGGCGCTGCGTGTCGTGGCCAGCGTGCTGGATCAGGAAGCCGCCGAGCAGATCCAGTTGCAGCTCGAGTATGCGCCCGAGCCGCCTTTCGTTGGCGGAACACCATTCACGGCGCGCCCCGAGATCATCGACCGCTGTACCAGGGCGGGTGCCGAACGACGCACCATCCGGGAGGCCGCCGTGCGGGAAGCGGCGTCACGGCTCGCCAGCGACGGGAGCACACGAGAGTCGTCACGCTGA
- a CDS encoding glycoside hydrolase family 3 protein produces MTTIPLRMTTSQAPAEAPTPPRATAHPSLWPQARSPEALTDAQTEARIESLLARLSLEEKVGQVIQADIGSIKAEDLRTYPLGSILAGGNSGPNNDDRAPAAEWLKLSRDFRAISLEERPGHTPIPVIFGVDAVHGNNNIPGATIFPHNIALGAMRDPELIRRIGEVTALESAVTGIDWTFGPTLAVPRDDRWGRTYEGYSEDPEVVVSYAGPMTLGLQGELRPGQPLAQGRIAGSAKHFLADGGTTAGKDQGDAEISEEELVRLHAAGYPPAINAGILSVMASFSSWNGVKHTGNKTLLTDVLKDRMGFTGFVVGDWNAHGQLPGATNENCPQALIAGLDMYMAPDSWKGLFHNTLAQARAGEIPMARLDDAVRRILRAKFKAGLFNTERPLEGRLELLGAPEHRAIAREAVARSLVLLKNEGVLPIKSTARVLVAGDAADDIGKQCGGWTLSWQGTGNTNSDFPNAHSIYAGIRDAVVAGGGSAELSVDGSFTKKPDVAIVVFGENPYAEFQGDIATVEYQPGNKTDLALLGKLKAQGIPVVSVFLSGRPLWVNPEINASDAFVAAWLPGTQGEGVADVLVGDANGKPRRDFTGKLSFSWPRKAMQASVNRGDANYEPQFPYGHGLSYAQPARVELLSEDPGPTVAVTSTALFFGSGKVAEPWSLVLSDTGGSSPAVKANGESPHRVLSVRVVDAGAQENGRTLTWSGTQQATVAITGPAVDLSRQTTGDMAVALRYRLDGAPAAPVKLTLTSGERPVSLDITRLLTTLGSATEFRMLKVKLSSFRDAGANMSSVTSPLALTTSGALTLTVTDLCLATNDGDAVCP; encoded by the coding sequence ATGACGACGATCCCCCTGAGAATGACGACCTCCCAGGCTCCGGCCGAAGCACCCACGCCCCCGCGAGCCACGGCCCACCCCTCCCTCTGGCCCCAGGCGCGTAGCCCCGAGGCCCTGACCGACGCCCAGACCGAGGCGCGCATCGAGTCCCTGCTGGCCCGGCTCAGCCTCGAGGAGAAGGTCGGCCAGGTGATCCAGGCCGACATCGGCTCGATCAAGGCGGAGGATCTGCGGACCTATCCGCTGGGTTCCATCCTCGCGGGCGGCAACTCCGGCCCGAACAACGACGATCGCGCCCCCGCCGCCGAGTGGCTGAAACTCTCTCGTGACTTCCGCGCGATCTCGCTCGAGGAGCGTCCGGGCCACACGCCCATCCCCGTCATCTTCGGCGTGGACGCCGTGCACGGGAACAACAACATCCCCGGTGCCACCATCTTCCCGCACAACATCGCCCTGGGCGCGATGCGGGATCCGGAGCTGATCCGGCGCATCGGCGAGGTCACCGCGCTGGAGAGCGCCGTCACCGGCATCGACTGGACCTTCGGCCCCACGTTGGCCGTGCCTCGCGATGACCGCTGGGGCCGCACCTACGAGGGCTATTCCGAGGATCCCGAGGTGGTGGTGAGCTACGCGGGTCCGATGACGCTGGGGCTCCAGGGCGAGCTCCGTCCGGGTCAGCCGTTGGCGCAGGGCCGCATCGCCGGCTCGGCCAAGCACTTCCTCGCCGACGGCGGCACCACGGCAGGCAAGGACCAGGGCGACGCGGAGATCAGCGAGGAGGAGCTCGTGCGCCTCCACGCCGCGGGCTATCCCCCGGCCATCAACGCCGGCATCCTGTCGGTGATGGCCTCCTTCTCCAGTTGGAACGGGGTCAAGCACACCGGCAACAAGACGCTGTTGACGGATGTGCTGAAGGACCGGATGGGCTTCACCGGCTTCGTCGTGGGTGACTGGAACGCCCACGGCCAGCTACCCGGCGCCACCAACGAGAACTGCCCCCAGGCGCTCATCGCCGGGCTCGACATGTACATGGCCCCCGATAGCTGGAAGGGGCTGTTCCACAACACGCTCGCCCAGGCGCGCGCCGGGGAGATCCCCATGGCGCGCCTGGATGATGCCGTGCGCCGCATCCTCCGCGCCAAGTTCAAGGCCGGGTTGTTCAACACGGAGCGCCCGCTGGAGGGCCGGCTCGAGCTGCTCGGCGCCCCCGAGCACCGGGCCATCGCTCGCGAGGCCGTGGCCAGATCGCTCGTCCTGTTGAAGAACGAGGGCGTGCTGCCGATCAAGTCGACCGCCCGCGTCCTCGTGGCGGGAGATGCCGCCGACGACATCGGCAAGCAGTGCGGAGGCTGGACCCTGAGCTGGCAGGGCACGGGCAACACGAACAGTGACTTCCCGAACGCGCATTCCATCTACGCGGGCATCCGCGACGCGGTGGTGGCCGGTGGCGGCAGCGCCGAGCTGAGCGTGGACGGCTCGTTCACGAAGAAGCCGGATGTGGCCATCGTGGTCTTCGGCGAGAACCCCTACGCCGAATTCCAGGGCGACATCGCCACGGTCGAGTACCAGCCGGGAAACAAGACCGACCTGGCCCTGCTCGGGAAGCTCAAGGCCCAGGGCATCCCCGTGGTGTCCGTGTTCCTGTCGGGACGGCCGCTGTGGGTGAACCCGGAGATCAACGCCTCGGATGCCTTCGTGGCCGCGTGGCTGCCCGGCACCCAGGGCGAGGGCGTGGCGGATGTCCTGGTGGGCGACGCGAACGGCAAGCCCCGGCGCGACTTCACCGGCAAGCTGTCCTTCTCCTGGCCCAGGAAGGCCATGCAGGCGTCGGTGAACCGGGGCGACGCGAACTACGAGCCGCAGTTCCCCTATGGCCATGGCCTCTCCTACGCCCAACCCGCTCGGGTGGAGCTGCTGTCGGAGGATCCGGGACCGACGGTCGCCGTCACCAGCACGGCTCTGTTCTTCGGCTCGGGCAAGGTGGCCGAGCCCTGGTCGCTGGTGCTGTCGGACACGGGCGGCTCGAGCCCCGCGGTGAAGGCCAATGGGGAGAGCCCCCACCGCGTGCTCTCGGTCCGGGTGGTGGACGCGGGAGCCCAGGAGAATGGTCGCACCCTGACCTGGTCGGGGACACAGCAGGCCACCGTGGCCATCACCGGTCCGGCCGTGGACCTCAGCCGTCAGACCACGGGTGACATGGCGGTCGCCCTCCGTTATCGCCTCGACGGCGCACCGGCGGCACCGGTGAAGCTGACGCTGACGAGCGGCGAGCGTCCGGTCTCGCTCGACATCACGCGGCTGCTGACGACCCTGGGCTCGGCGACGGAGTTCCGCATGCTCAAGGTGAAGCTCAGCAGCTTCCGCGACGCGGGCGCGAACATGTCGTCGGTGACGTCTCCGCTCGCCCTGACGACCTCGGGGGCGCTGACCCTGACCGTCACCGACCTGTGCCTGGCCACCAACGACGGCGACGCGGTCTGCCCCTGA
- a CDS encoding DUF1501 domain-containing protein: MSLRNNGRLSRREMLKALSLCAAGSATLGPLLTGCRDAFNTPETLERLGGVRHARLDGKPRFLIVVGATGGASIVDSLLAVRASEAGTNASRLNTFPDEQVRGVDGSPFRAVKVSNQLLGNIPQWVNTDQLPFVRKHKDSMLVATSVGTSVNHAIAQKRSITGNAAWHGRTLQECVALQYGAGFPIPNVNMGMGGYSERGTDGSLPSYCYGEVVSNASFWPLGLDGSKGLKDAPPRDVVELARRARNTLDSRSVFGRTFENAAALLRWNEQRIVGQPALEAKDLINRLNVLPDQPPKMPLTEYGLSSSPDGDRLRTLFPDYLTDPVQGQAALAFLLLKYRVSVTVTIGPSFNVAVRNDEEEFIANPPLAFDFSHTDHRAGQAFMWARVMDVVDKLIELLKAEPFDETTGESMWDRTLIYVATEFGRTRSRPGDAAAFSTGHDLNNGFVMLSPMLKGNTVLGGIDKGTTLTYGFDPRTGEPRPGKVETNEPDIFSGVLTALGVDTSGSGLPDASAFVRT, translated from the coding sequence ATGTCACTGCGTAACAATGGCCGGCTCTCGCGCCGGGAAATGTTGAAGGCACTGTCGCTGTGCGCGGCGGGCTCCGCGACGCTGGGTCCCCTGCTGACGGGCTGCCGCGACGCGTTCAACACCCCGGAGACACTCGAGCGGCTCGGGGGCGTGCGCCACGCCCGCCTCGATGGCAAGCCCCGCTTCCTCATCGTGGTGGGCGCGACCGGAGGCGCCTCCATCGTCGACAGCCTGCTGGCGGTGCGCGCCTCGGAAGCCGGCACCAACGCCTCGCGGCTCAACACCTTCCCCGACGAGCAGGTGCGGGGCGTGGACGGCTCCCCGTTCCGCGCGGTGAAGGTGAGCAACCAACTGCTGGGCAACATCCCCCAGTGGGTGAATACGGATCAGCTGCCCTTCGTGCGCAAGCACAAGGACTCCATGCTCGTGGCCACCTCGGTGGGCACCTCGGTGAACCATGCCATCGCGCAGAAGCGGAGCATCACCGGCAACGCCGCCTGGCACGGCCGCACGCTGCAGGAGTGCGTGGCCCTGCAGTATGGCGCGGGCTTCCCCATTCCCAACGTGAACATGGGGATGGGGGGCTACTCCGAGCGCGGCACCGATGGCTCGCTGCCCTCGTACTGCTACGGGGAGGTGGTGTCCAACGCCTCGTTCTGGCCGTTGGGGCTCGATGGAAGCAAGGGCCTCAAGGACGCGCCCCCGCGCGACGTGGTGGAGCTGGCCCGGCGCGCGCGCAATACGCTCGATTCACGGTCGGTCTTCGGGCGGACCTTCGAGAACGCGGCGGCGCTCCTGCGGTGGAACGAGCAGCGCATCGTGGGGCAACCCGCGCTGGAGGCGAAGGATCTGATCAACCGCCTCAACGTGCTGCCCGACCAGCCGCCGAAGATGCCACTCACGGAGTACGGCCTGTCGAGCTCCCCCGATGGGGATCGGCTGCGCACGCTCTTCCCGGATTACCTGACCGACCCAGTGCAAGGACAGGCGGCGCTGGCGTTCCTGCTCCTCAAGTACCGGGTGTCGGTGACGGTGACGATTGGCCCGTCGTTCAACGTGGCGGTGAGGAACGATGAAGAGGAGTTCATCGCCAACCCACCGCTGGCCTTCGACTTCAGCCACACCGATCATCGCGCGGGCCAGGCCTTCATGTGGGCCCGGGTGATGGACGTGGTGGACAAGCTCATCGAGCTGCTCAAGGCAGAGCCCTTCGACGAGACCACCGGCGAGAGCATGTGGGACCGTACGCTCATCTACGTGGCGACCGAATTCGGGCGCACACGCTCGCGGCCAGGCGACGCCGCGGCGTTCAGCACCGGGCATGATCTCAACAATGGCTTCGTGATGCTCTCGCCGATGCTCAAGGGCAACACGGTGCTGGGGGGGATCGACAAGGGCACCACGCTGACCTACGGCTTCGACCCGCGGACCGGAGAGCCACGGCCGGGCAAGGTGGAGACGAACGAGCCCGACATCTTCTCCGGTGTCCTGACCGCTCTGGGGGTCGATACTTCTGGCAGCGGGCTCCCCGACGCGAGCGCTTTCGTGCGTACCTGA
- a CDS encoding class I SAM-dependent methyltransferase, with protein MNPVAITGLLVAAIRAEESKRADRLFEDSFAHTLAGDEGRAALARYRKADGSSIPIIEVRTRWYDEALARARASGVRQYVILSAGMDARAYRLQWAAGTRVFELDQAEVIEAKARALGDKDPACTRVAIGMNLAEDWPRRLEACGFDRNARTAWVVEGLLQYLERAAVEGLFARIDSLSAAGSVALYDVVGQSLLDAPPLAATLRMMRELGAPWIFGCDEPAALLRDWVADVTDVAVVGNAWKRWPFPPAPADARGAPRGYLVEAGK; from the coding sequence ATGAACCCTGTCGCTATTACTGGCTTGTTGGTCGCCGCCATACGCGCCGAGGAATCGAAGCGCGCGGATCGGCTGTTCGAGGATTCCTTCGCCCACACCCTGGCGGGCGACGAGGGGCGCGCGGCGCTCGCTCGGTACCGAAAAGCGGACGGATCGTCCATTCCGATCATCGAGGTCCGCACGCGTTGGTACGATGAGGCCCTCGCTCGGGCCAGAGCCAGCGGCGTGCGTCAGTATGTGATCCTCTCCGCCGGGATGGACGCGAGAGCGTATCGCCTGCAGTGGGCGGCGGGGACGCGCGTCTTCGAGCTCGATCAGGCCGAGGTCATCGAGGCCAAGGCGCGCGCGCTCGGCGATAAGGACCCGGCGTGTACGCGTGTGGCGATCGGCATGAATCTCGCCGAGGACTGGCCGCGGCGGCTTGAAGCGTGCGGATTTGATCGCAACGCGCGCACTGCCTGGGTCGTTGAGGGGCTGCTGCAGTACCTCGAGCGCGCTGCGGTCGAAGGCCTCTTCGCGCGGATCGACTCGCTGTCGGCGGCTGGATCAGTGGCGCTCTATGACGTCGTCGGCCAATCACTCCTGGATGCGCCGCCGCTCGCCGCGACTCTGCGAATGATGCGCGAGCTCGGTGCGCCGTGGATCTTCGGCTGTGATGAGCCCGCGGCACTGCTCCGGGATTGGGTGGCCGACGTCACGGACGTCGCTGTGGTTGGCAACGCGTGGAAGCGGTGGCCGTTCCCGCCAGCACCGGCTGACGCTCGGGGAGCGCCGCGAGGGTATCTCGTTGAAGCGGGGAAATAG